The Anguilla anguilla isolate fAngAng1 chromosome 2, fAngAng1.pri, whole genome shotgun sequence genome contains the following window.
GACTTTGACGAGCTGAATGTGTGGCGCGAGAAGGATGGGCGGATTTCCTTCTACCTCAGTGGAGACGGGATAAACTTCAACCTCCCCCCACTCACCACCTTCAAGACAAGTTTGTGCCTCACGTGGGAATCTAAAACAGGTCTCTCCGCCTTTTGGATGAACGGCGTACGGAGCGCGAGACAAGTTTATAAGACCGGGCATACTATTCGCGGCAAAGGAACCGTCCTTCTTGGGCAGGACCCTGACAGATATCTCGGCGACTACGAAGCCGTTCAGAGTTTTGTCGGTGAAATTTCAGATCTTAATATGTGGGACTTCGTTCTCACTGAAAGCCAGATAAAGGCATTACATGCTGGTGAACGTGTCCCCAAAGGCAACATTTTTGACTGGAATACAATTACGTACCACGTTAATGGTAATGTTTTAATCGTACCtgattgaataattaaataaccaATTTGTGAACCcacaacattttcagtttaaataattgttttttttagcataatATTTCAGAATCAATGAGGCTGTTACCAATTATGACGTCTCATGCTCCAAATTGATGTGTCTCAGAACATaaatttttaatacaaattaaaatgatataattgtaaattgtattattattattattattattattattattattattattattaaggggACTTGCAATGCCTTTATGCAGGTACTGCAAGATATTTAATGCAATACCTTTGAATCTGAATAAGGAATCGTTCAATCTTTTAACTGAAATATAGTGTAACATACAATGATCAAAGTGTATCAAAATTAACATAGAAAATTGTGTCTGAAGTAATAATActcaaaataattacagttaGTTTTATCCATACAGCATTATTCATATTAGCAGAACAACATAATGTTGAGCCACTTAAATAAGGGTTCTAAAGCATtaagcagatttttaaaaaataaaattaaaaaaaacatttaatgaaagcATGTACTTGTGTAATAACAGACTATTCCTtccacattcatatttttcaataagCCGTGAAGTTTTTAGAAGAAATTATGGAGTGATGTTAGAAACGGAAAAAGGAGCACAAAGACATGCACGAGCAAGGTATGAACATAAAGAATTGAGCTGAAAAGAGAAGCCAAGTTGAGCAGCAGAATGAGCTCCAACAGTTTGAAGAGCAATGAAGGAAGGCCAAGAAAATGTTTGTTCTACATGAGGAATCAAAGCTGAAAGTCAAAACTGCCTGGACAATGACTCTCTGCAATAAGGGCATGAATCCTACAAATGCTGCatgagaagaaaaaagcaaacatgtCAAAGAAGGAATATTTTGAGGATAGGGGGGAGATAAACTCAGGGTTCTGTACCCTTTAGATACCTTACCTGAATTGTTTTATCAAAAGCACATATTAATACATGTATATGCAATGTCCATTTTCAAGTTAAATTCAATGACTAATACATTTGAACagcatttattgttttgtgtttatatggcgaattaaatgtaataaagaaGCCATTCTACATTATGCTGATATGATCTGATAAATAATCATAACGATCAAATTAAACTCACAGTGCTACAGATTTGTGCATGGAAATAGGGTAATTGTGAAAGGGTTAGTGAAATAAGGATTGTTCATTTTTctaccacaagatggcagtaaATGATTGTTACCAATTAAAAGAATggaattattaaataattactttgGTTTTCTTTTAAACATATCTTCAGATGATTacaccactttaaaaaaaaaaaaaaaaaacacgattcATATGATAGCATATGATGTAgccaaaaaataagtttttacattaaaatggattttcaaaaaatattttgaaaaatatcttCATAAAGATTTGGTCTACTTGTTCTTATGAATATTTAGCTGATAAGACAATTTTAACTgataaaagacaaaaagaaaaagatgaatAATTATATTACTTTTAATGATAcatgatttcagtttttcccTCAGTGATCAAGCCCAAAGCTGGTGCAAGCCACTGACAAGTTAATCCTTTGCTGCACAATGTTGCCTTTGGGCAACTCTCTCTTCTATTGTCACTCAGTGTTTCCTTTTGGAAACGTACCAAATTCCATACATGTGAGAATACTTGTGGGTATTTATGGAGTTACTTTTAAACTTGTCGACCATTTGGA
Protein-coding sequences here:
- the LOC118220606 gene encoding pentraxin fusion protein-like isoform X1, producing the protein MLTYRDLGVLVAPLLLCGFSLSSASEVGLSGKSLIFPYETDYSYVRLTPQKPLELSAFTLCMRLATELQDDRQIILFAYRTGDFDELNVWREKDGRISFYLSGDGINFNLPPLTTFKTSLCLTWESKTGLSAFWMNGVRSARQVYKTGHTIRGKGTVLLGQDPDRYLGDYEAVQSFVGEISDLNMWDFVLTESQIKALHAGERVPKGNIFDWNTITYHVNGNVLIVPD
- the LOC118220606 gene encoding pentraxin fusion protein-like isoform X2, which translates into the protein MLTYRDLGVLVAPLLLCGFSLSSASEGLSGKSLIFPYETDYSYVRLTPQKPLELSAFTLCMRLATELQDDRQIILFAYRTGDFDELNVWREKDGRISFYLSGDGINFNLPPLTTFKTSLCLTWESKTGLSAFWMNGVRSARQVYKTGHTIRGKGTVLLGQDPDRYLGDYEAVQSFVGEISDLNMWDFVLTESQIKALHAGERVPKGNIFDWNTITYHVNGNVLIVPD